From a single Brettanomyces bruxellensis chromosome 7, complete sequence genomic region:
- a CDS encoding uncharacterized protein (BUSCO:EOG09263WWI) translates to MSSKIRILVPIKKVIDAALKPRINKTHNGVESAGVKFSINPFDDIAIEEAAKIKKAHKGLVESIHAVTIGSGKARDVLRTALAKGADTSVLVDTGKRHLEPLAVSKILQKIQKEQKSNLIIMGKQAIDDDAGQTGQMLAGLLGWSQATNASRVKINDDLTVEVDQEIDGGIRTVKAPLPMVITTDLRLNTPKFVPLPKMMKAKRKPLEVIKAEDLGINIKDRLETVSLQEPSVRKAGVKVGSVDELIAKMKELKAI, encoded by the coding sequence ATGTCGTCAAAAATTAGAATTCTTGTCCCCATCAAAAAAGTCATCGATGCAGCTTTGAAGCCTAGAATCAATAAGACACACAACGGTGTTGAATCAGCAGGTGTTAAATTCAGCATTAATCCATTTGATGATATCGCCATAGAAGAAGCAgcaaagataaagaaggCACATAAGGGACTCGTTGAGTCTATTCATGCAGTCACTATTGGATCTGGAAAAGCTAGAGATGTGCTCAGAACTGCTTTGGCAAAGGGAGCGGATACTTCTGTTCTTGTGGATACCGGAAAAAGACACTTGGAACCTTTGGCAGTGTCAAAGATCCTCCAGAAAATTcagaaagagcaaaaatcTAACTTGATCATCATGGGTAAGCAGgcaattgatgatgatgccgGACAAACTGGCCAAATGCTTGCTGGATTGTTAGGATGGTCCCAAGCAACAAACGCTTCAAGGGTGAAGATAAACGATGACTTGACGGTGGAGGTTGACCAAGAAATAGATGGAGGAATTCGTACGGTTAAAGCTCCTTTGCCTATGGTTATTACCACAGATCTCAGATTGAATACTCCTAAGTTTGTCCCCTTGccaaagatgatgaaggcTAAAAGAAAGCCTTTAGAAGTCATTAAGGCGGAGGATCTCGGCATTAACATAAAAGACCGGTTGGAAACTGTGTCTTTGCAAGAGCCATCTGTTAGAAAGGCTGGTGTTAAGGTTGGCAGTGTTGATGAGCTCATAGCTAAGATGAAGGAGCTCAAAGCTATTTAA
- the MDE1 gene encoding Methylthioribulose-1-phosphate dehydratase — translation MTNGNELIESENPMHPARLICELCRNFYTHGWVTGTGGGISIRDRENGLIFLAPSGVQKERIQPDNIFVMRYKDQEYLRTPTDLKPSACTPLFLAAYTIRDAGACIHTHSQSAVLCSLLFDKVFEISNIEQIKAMPNVTRPGHMKYSDRLVIPIIENTEKEEELEGALRQAIKEYPGTTAVIVRRHGIYVWGETVWKAKVYNEAIDYLLELGVKMKQMGIPTVKN, via the coding sequence ATGACGAATGGAAATGAATTGATCGAATCCGAAAATCCGATGCATCCTGCTAGACTCATCTGTGAGCTATGCCGTAATTTCTATACTCATGGTTGGGTTACAGGCACAGGAGGAGGAATATCTATAAGAGATAGAGAGAATGGACTCATTTTTCTCGCACCCAGTGGAGTTCAAAAGGAGAGAATACAACCCGATAATATTTTTGTCATGAGATACAAAGATCAGGAATATTTGAGAACTCCAACCGATTTGAAACCTTCCGCCTGCACACCATTATTTTTAGCTGCTTATACCATAAGGGACGCTGGTGCATGTATCCACACACATTCACAAAGCGCAGTCCTGTGTTCTCTTTTGTTTGATAAAGTGTTTGAGATATCAAACATTGAGCAAATTAAAGCTATGCCAAATGTTACTAGGCCAGGCCACATGAAATATTCTGACAGATTAGTGATTCCAATCATTGAAAACACcgaaaaggaagaggagcTTGAAGGAGCACTTCGTCAGGCAATCAAAGAGTATCCAGGAACAACTGCAGTTATTGTTCGTAGACACGGAATTTATGTTTGGGGTGAGACAGTCTGGAAAGCCAAGGTCTATAACGAAGCCATTGATTATTTGCTTGAATTGGGCGTTAAGATGAAACAGATGGGAATACCAACGGTGAAAAATTGA
- a CDS encoding uncharacterized protein (BUSCO:EOG09260GR8), which produces MSEEEPDYSSLPLEERLIHKVWKVRKEAYTELDEEFQNSASDTSDCFRLWIMNPSLICKAVSDINVVSQEAAIGALLSFLQYGGKRAAAKTYSLVIPSLCEKALSSSRAKTKAKTTEVLCMYVELGGSTATPVIELIIPSLKARSPRHVAAAVAALNDVYNAFGCTVCPPKLVMDQLPTLFKHADRNVRQEALKLSVTLRSYIGDAFETIIFPSLKPIQQKDLTKAFQKIQEFPARPTRLLKSEQERRDREAKSSTDGDVEMKDDAEGVSSGGNTGSTDSSELKPVDPYDLADPVDVLSQLPSDLALKVDVPKWKERVAALEDVKKTCDVMKVSHGDYSSLLRILSKSLGDANILVVTLAAETITELANGLRVQFASYVSVVIKPLLEATKEKKKSVADAVNGALESCFKYGSLEEISESCVQYMSHRIPQVRIAVSEYLALCLQNCNSAPSKKMCDTIFTTAIKHLDDPQVQVRTAMSKVIATMMKLMGERMSKPYVSKIAHRHMKKIEDIYSKIEVNAKVSSGETHSSSRGVANQARRTVSGSGYMPAGRKSSGMRSLTSNKSKSFEASRRFRSAIGSPHGSNRNSTIPSKREGSPLRMATSTNKMNLPFRSLRSGSGNVAGNRAGFPQSGLHNELRAEIGSTATKKELEVLRKEKLQWQKERERLEGSLQQQISINEANMKKADSLTSIVEDYKTKFVTMNVALKSKDTRLRRLQSDLEVAKSRIAALERERRKSDQEINGNAIGHGEINNEEAQVKKESDDLEQSPEEKELNTSFEKKAKQLNRRISRLSLRSEADVKKENVVDKSPNEKPSQTDGSKLASGLFELDSNDDSWKRAAEVTNQLKARIEQMKARTRSLSQM; this is translated from the coding sequence ATGTCGGAAGAAGAGCCAGACTATTCGAGTCTTCCATTAGAAGAAAGGCTAATTCATAAAGTTTGGAAAGTGCGAAAAGAAGCGTACACAGAATTAGATGaggaatttcaaaattcgGCGTCAGATACATCTGACTGTTTTCGGTTATGGATCATGAATCCATCACTAATCTGTAAGGCCGTCTCTGATATAAATGTCGTTTCTCAAGAGGCAGCTATTGGAGctcttctttcatttcttcaGTATGGAGGAAAACGGGCAGCTGCAAAAACGTATTCTTTGGTTATTCCATCCCTCTGTGAGAAGGCATTGAGTTCATCTAGGGCAAAGACTAAGGCGAAAACAACAGAGGTGttgtgtatgtatgtgGAACTAGGAGGGTCAACAGCTACACCAGTTATAGAACTTATAATACCTTCATTAAAAGCAAGATCACCAAGACATGTGGCTGCAGCTGTTGCTGCCCTGAATGATGTTTACAATGCATTTGGGTGCACCGTTTGCCCTCCAAAGCTTGTGATGGATCAATTGCCTACTCTGTTTAAGCATGCCGACCGGAATGTGAGGCAGGAAGCTTTAAAATTAAGCGTTACTCTTAGATCGTACATTGGTGATGCATTTGAGACGATTATTTTCCCGAGCCTGAAACCGATCCAGCAGAAGGATTTGACTAAGGCTTTTCAGAAAATACAGGAATTTCCAGCCAGGCCTACGAGATTATTGAAGTCTGAGCAGGAAAGACGTGACCGTGAAGCTAAATCTAGTACAGACGGTGATGTTGAAATGAAAGATGATGCTGAAGGTGTTTCCAGTGGTGGTAATACTGGTTCTACGGACTCTTCCGAGTTGAAACCCGTTGATCCGTACGATTTGGCCGATCCAGTTGATGTTTTATCGCAACTGCCGTCCGACTTGGCTTTGAAAGTGGATGTTCCAAAATGGAAAGAGCGGGTCGCTGCTTTGGAAGATGTAAAAAAGACATGCGATGTCATGAAAGTCAGTCATGGAGATTATTCGAGTCTTCTGAGAATTTTATCTAAGAGCCTAGGCGATGCAAATATATTGGTTGTAACCTTAGCAGCGGAAACTATAACGGAGCTCGCAAATGGCCTGAGGGTACAGTTTGCATCTTATGTTTCTGTTGTAATTAAGCCCCTGCTAGAAGCAacaaaggagaagaaaaagtcTGTCGCTGATGCAGTTAATGGTGCCTTGGAAAGTTGTTTCAAGTACGGTTCtttggaagaaatatcTGAATCATGCGTTCAGTATATGTCACACCGAATTCCCCAGGTAAGGATAGCAGTGAGTGAATATCTTGCACTCTGTCTTCAAAATTGCAACTCGGcaccttcaaaaaaaatgtgcGACACTATCTTTACAACAGCCATTAAGCATCTTGACGATCCGCAAGTGCAAGTGCGTACTGCTATGAGTAAAGTTATAGCAACTATGATGAAGCTTATGGGTGAGCGGATGTCGAAGCCGTATGTGTCGAAAATAGCGCATAGGCacatgaagaaaatagaagatATATACTCTAAGATTGAGGTTAATGCAAAAGTTTCTTCTGGTGAGACACATTCCTCTTCAAGAGGGGTGGCTAATCAAGCAAGACGAACTGTTTCTGGGTCTGGTTACATGCCAGCTGGTCGAAAATCAAGCGGCATGAGGTCTTTGACTTCAAATAAGAGTAAAAGCTTCGAAGCTTCGAGAAGATTTAGGAGTGCAATTGGTAGTCCACATGGCTCTAATAGAAATAGTACGATTCCCTCAAAGAGAGAAGGTTCTCCGCTAAGAATGGCAACGAgtacaaataaaatgaatctTCCATTTAGATCATTACGCTCGGGAAGTGGAAATGTGGCCGGAAATAGGGCGGGATTTCCCCAAAGTGGTTTGCACAATGAACTGAGAGCGGAGATCGGGTCAACAGCAACGAAAAAAGAGCTTGAAGTGCTTCGCAAGGAGAAACTTCAATGGCAGAAGGAGAGAGAGCGGTTGGAAGGCAGTTTACAACAACAGATATCCATTAATGAAGCTAATATGAAGAAGGCAGACTCTTTAACTTCGATAGTTGAAGACTACAAGACGAAATTTGTGACGATGAATGTTGCACTGAAGTCTAAAGATACGAGGTTAAGAAGATTGCAAAGCGATTTAGAGGTGGCAAAGAGTAGGATTGCCGCTTTGGAGAGAGAAAGGCGGAAATCGGATCAGGAGATAAATGGTAACGCCATTGGGCATGGTGAAatcaataatgaagaagctcaagtgaaaaaagaaagtgatgATTTAGAGCAGAGCccagaagaaaaggaattgAATACTTcgtttgaaaagaaagcaaaacaaCTTAACAGAAGAATTTCACGGCTATCATTGCGCTCAGAAGCCGAtgtcaaaaaagaaaatgtggtCGATAAATCGCCGAATGAAAAGCCTAGTCAAACTGATGGCAGCAAGTTGGCATCAGGTTTATTTGAGCTTGATTCAAATGATGATAGCTGGAAGCGTGCTGCAGAGGTGACCAATCAATTGAAGGCTAGAATTGAGCAAATGAAAGCGCGTACGAGAAGTTTGAGTCAAATGTAA
- a CDS encoding uncharacterized protein (BUSCO:EOG09261ONU) encodes MTTYEKTIKFLTPFLAAKSINPSSGKPFFLGIEGPQGSGKTTLSRTLAKEIPRLYPKLKVIAFSMDDFYLTYEKQNKLANQNPDNILLSGRFLGTHDLDLLNKCMTRLSKENDGVDIPVYDKSKHDGKGDRLPFMNWTHIVGPVDVVIFEGWFNGYRSYKESSDVLKQWKVLKFQHPIACEGISDNNIVRLNQDLAEYECIWKFFDAFVGITTDNIENVYKWRLQQEHDLIKSAGSGMTDKEVHRFVDRYMPGYWLFYGSLGLTMKQFPSINVCIDEKRNVIRCSSRSHL; translated from the coding sequence ATGACAACCTATGAGAAAACAATCAAGTTCTTGACACCATTCTTGGCTGCCAAAAGCATCAATCCATCCTCAGGAAAGCCCTTTTTTCTCGGAATTGAAGGTCCGCAAGGTTCCGGGAAAACAACACTATCCAGAACTCTTGCAAAAGAGATCCCGAGGTTATACCCCAAATTAAAAGTAATTGCATTTTCCATGGATGACTTTTATTTAACGtatgaaaagcaaaacaaaCTAGCGAATCAGAATCCAGACAATATCCTGTTGAGCGGGCGCTTTCTTGGTACCCATGACTTGGATTTGCTTAATAAATGTATGACAAGGCTCtccaaagaaaatgatggtGTTGACATCCCTGTTTACGATAAATCTAAACATGATGGAAAAGGTGATCGATTACCATTCATGAATTGGACCCATATAGTTGGTCCGGTGGATGTTGTAATTTTTGAAGGATGGTTTAACGGATATCGTTCATATAAAGAGAGCAGTGACGTTTTGAAGCAGTGGAAagttttgaaatttcagcATCCCATTGCTTGTGAAGGAATTAGTGATAACAATATTGTCCGGTTGAATCAAGATCTTGCAGAATATGAATGTatttggaaattttttGATGCTTTCGTAGGCATCACCACAGACAACATCGAGAATGTGTACAAGTGGAGATTACAACAAGAACATGACTTGATAAAATCAGCTGGATCTGGTATGACTGATAAGGAGGTTCATCGGTTTGTGGATAGATATATGCCGGGATACTGGCTATTTTATGGAAGTTTAGGCCTAACTATGAAGCAGTTTCCTAGCATAAATGTTTGCATTgatgagaaaagaaatgtcATTAGATGCAGCAGTAGAAGTCATCTTTAG
- a CDS encoding uncharacterized protein (BUSCO:EOG09264FXB) translates to MGKHWRRKNRGGNKGQLGVRRRGRSDYTEIVKENEQWEKYYKSQNMLGSDDEFLKMKKTFQDPLPLTFRITGSSSHVKDVSKFFAQKIVPQMEKAENSDESKEHKPPFPLKWYPGQLAFQIDLPKRVIKKDPVYAAVQEFLVAENEVGNISRQEAVSMVPPLFLDVKPEHYVLDMCAAPGSKTAQLIEALHTTENDELPKGFVMANDSDYKRSYMLVHQIKRLNSPNYLVVNHDAQMFPKIRLEENGPYIKFDRILCDVPCSGDGTFRKNIMIWREWCIGNGLGLHRLQLNILLRGIQLLKEGGRLVYSTCSLNPIEDEAVVTAALKKMGGQVRTVDCSSELPNLIRKGGLTHWKVYNKKFELQDPDNFESSEVPATAFPPKEDEIKDLHLENCVRVYPHYQNTGGFFITVFEKPVKEKNTELRKHPRDGEEEADNTLASKKQKTEIADDSSDESATVVPVIAPTPAKKTKLPFDANEEPFSYVDEDNKDLQKCWDFYEIGKSFPRDCSMVRNATGEPMRSIYFTSPVVKQIIQHNEEKLKLIYSGVKMFVYQKNYVCPWRIQNDSVDILKNYLPNTREISGNMSVFKILLEQDYPSVDVIKDENADPQFVTEIEKAPEGSCFLNIRKDGGQEKLLLPMWKGKVRVNLMVDKHEKAELLYRFFGINKNEQDKKKKQADEEQANKKIREAEKKKENNDDKAIDA, encoded by the coding sequence ATGGGAAAGCAttggagaaggaaaaataGAGGAGGAAACAAGGGACAGTTGGGTGTCCGTCGCCGGGGAAGATCCGACTATACTGAAATAGTTAAGGAAAACGAGCAGTGGGAAAAGTACTACAAATCACAGAATATGTTAGGATCAGATGAcgaatttttaaaaatgaaaaaaacaTTCCAGGACCCTTTGCCGCTTACATTTAGAATTACTGGATCCTCAAGTCATGTGAAGGATGTGTCCAAGTTCTTTGCCCAAAAGATTGTTCCACAGATGGAAAAAGCTGAGAATAGTGATGAATCCAAAGAGCACAAGCCACCTTTCCCTTTGAAGTGGTATCCAGGACAGTTAGCATTTCAGATAGATCTCCCTAAGCGGGTGATCAAGAAAGATCCCGTGTATGCTGCTGTGCAAGAATTTTTGGTGGCTGAAAATGAGGTTGGAAACATTTCTAGACAAGAAGCAGTTTCCATGGTTCCACCATTATTTTTGGACGTTAAGCCAGAGCATTATGTGTTGGATATGTGTGCTGCACCTGGCTCAAAAACTGCTCAATTGATTGAAGCTTTGCATACAACGGAGAATGATGAGTTGCCTAAGGGTTTTGTTATGGCAAATGATTCCGATTACAAGAGATCGTACATGTTGGTTCATCAGATCAAGAGACTCAATTCTCCAAATTATCTGGTGGTTAATCACGATGCACAGATGTTTCCTAAGATCAGACTCGAGGAAAATGGGCCCTACATTAAATTCGACCGTATTCTTTGCGATGTTCCTTGCTCTGGAGATGGAACTTTTAGGAAAAACATTATGATTTGGAGAGAATGGTGTATTGGAAATGGCCTCGGACTTCACAGATTACAACttaatattcttcttcGAGGAATCCAACTTCTGAAAGAGGGTGGACGGCTTGTCTATTCGACCTGTTCGTTAAATCCTATTGAGGATGAAGCTGTTGTTACAGcagctttgaaaaaaatgggtGGTCAGGTTCGGACAGTTGACTGCAGTTCAGAGCTTCCTAACTTAATTAGAAAAGGTGGCTTAACGCATTGGAAGGTTTACAATAAGAAGTTTGAGCTTCAAGATCCAGACAACTTTGAATCTTCAGAGGTTCCAGCCACTGCTTTCCCTCCAAAGGAAGACGAGATTAAAGATCTTCACCTAGAGAATTGTGTGCGTGTTTATCCACACTATCAGAATACCGGCGGTTTCTTTATCACTGTTTTTGAGAAGCCTGTTAAGGAGAAGAATACAGAGCTAAGAAAGCATCCAAGAGATGGTGAAGAGGAAGCAGACAATACTTTGGCTTctaaaaagcagaaaactGAAATTGCAGATGATTCTAGCGATGAATCTGCAACGGTTGTTCCTGTAATTGCTCCTACTCCTGcgaagaaaacaaagttACCATTTGATGCAAATGAGGAACCATTCTCATATGTTGATGAGGATAATAAGGATCTTCAGAAGTGCTGGGACTTCTATGAAATTGGCAAAAGCTTCCCTAGGGACTGTTCAATGGTCAGAAATGCCACTGGAGAGCCAATGAGATCAATATATTTCACTTCCCCGGTTGTCAAGCAGATTATCCAACATAACGAAGAAAAACTCAAGTTGATTTATTCAGGTGTCAAAATGTTCGTGTATCAGAAGAACTACGTGTGTCCATGGAGGATTCAGAATGATTCTGTCGATATCCTTAAAAACTACCTTCCAAACACAAGAGAGATATCTGGTAATATGAGCGTGTTCAAAATTTTGCTTGAGCAGGATTATCCATCTGTAGATGTTATAAAGGATGAGAATGCAGATCCTCAATTTGTTacagaaattgaaaaagctcCAGAAGGCTCATGCTTCCTTAATATAAGAAAAGATGGTGGCCAAGAGAAGTTACTTCTTCCAATGTGGAAGGGAAAAGTTCGTGTTAATCTGATGGTCGATAAGCATGAGAAAGCTGAACTTTTATACAGATTCTTTGGAATCAATAAGAATGAGcaggataaaaagaaaaaacaggCTGATGAGGAGCAAgcaaataagaaaataagagaggcagaaaaaaagaaggaaaataatgatgacAAGGCTATCGATGCTTGA